The following are encoded together in the Humulus lupulus chromosome 5, drHumLupu1.1, whole genome shotgun sequence genome:
- the LOC133779786 gene encoding uncharacterized protein LOC133779786, with the protein MAMYYQHCYDPQMNRYDPYSNNYNSQWEEYSNTFYGGNQYVKPNYDSQSEYNEFAPQYSDPSNGDLINALNDSNIQLQQMSEQAYGPFPQQPPIGMPQDQEPSISDMLKTLVASTMQTQVILQSTEASLKNLESTMGQIATSLNNLEVESIGELPTKLESNPIENDGTLTLKSGPQLDTPPHPDITFNLIPTQEVNNSTQEASSPPEIETFTSVGPSSQNMLHKPTVRLYVPIPPFPSRMTKFKNEEENKVILKINISLLKTIKQVPPYAKLPKELSSNKSVRENVSIILQRKLPPKCQDLGMFINPYTIRLLKETSGIIQLANHTNAYPLRVVEDALVQVQFGRPFLLITSTKMDVKVWVLTIEFEGEFIQFDMLNSIDKFKRKKVLLNDPP; encoded by the exons ATGGCAATGTACTATCAACATTGTTATGATCCTCAAATGAATAGATATGACCCATATTCTAACAATTACAATTCACAATGGGAGGAATATTCTAATACTTTCTATGGTGGAAATCAATATGTTAAGCCAAATTACGACTCTCAATCAGAATATAATGAGTTTGCGCCACAATATTCAGATCCATCAAATGGAGATCTCATCAATGCACTGAATGACAGTAATATCCAACTTCAACAGATGTCAGAGCAGGCTTATGGGCCTTTCCCTCAACAACCTCCTATAGGAATGCCACAAGATCAGGAACCATCAATTTCAGATATGCTAAAAACCTTGGTGGCTTCAACTATGCAGACCCAAGTTATTCTTCAAAGTACAGAAGCGTCCCTCAAGAATTTGGAGAGTACTATGGGACAAATTGCTACATCATTGAATAATCTTGAGGTTGAGAGTATTGGAGAATTACCCACAAAATTAGAGAGTAATCCAATAGAGAATGATGGTACCTTAACTCTTAAAAGTGGTCCACAACTTGACACACCACCTCATCCAGACATAACATTTAATCTAATTCCAACTCAAGAAGTCAACAATTCAACCCAAGAAGCATCTTCTCCACCGGAGATCGAAACTTTCACATCAGTTGGTCCATCATCACAGAACATGCTACACAAACCAACTGTTAGATTGTATGTCCCTATTCCTCCTTTTCCGAGCAGAATGACAAAATTTAAGAATGAGGAGGAAAATAAGGTGAtccttaaaatcaatatttcgCTTCTTAAAACTATTAAGCAAGTGCCACCATATGCTAAGCTTCCTAAGGAGCTGTCCTCAAATAAAAGTGTGAGGGAGAATGTTTCTATTATTCTGCAAAGGAAGTTGCCACCCAAGTGTCAAGACCTTGGGATGTTTATAAATCCATACACTATCA GGTTATTAAAAGAAACTAGTGGTATTATTCAATTGGCTAATCACACTAATGCTTATCCCCTAAGGGTAGTTGAAGATGCTTTGGTGCAGGTTCAATTTGGTAGGCCATTCTTACTGATTACAAGTACAAAGATGGATGTCAAAGTATGGGTACTTACAATAGAATTTGAAGGTGAATTTATACAATTTGATATGTTGAATTCTATTGATAAGTTCAAGAGAAAGAAAGTTCTGTTAAATGACCCACCATAA